Part of the Leucobacter insecticola genome is shown below.
TACTGGACCCATCGGGTGAAAGTGCGAGAAAGCCCCCGTCGAAAACCTCATAGCTGCCCGTCGCAGCATCCCACACGCATGTGCCGCCCCAAGCATCTCCAATGACAGCCGCACCGTCACTGCTGACGGCCAACGTTCGGCTAAATAGATGGTCAGAGTAATCGGGGCTGGGATCAGCGAGGATCGGCGGAGACCCTTGCTCGGCACATCCGCTCAACAGCACCAACCCCACAACAAGTGATGTCACCTTCACCCAAGCGGAGTCTTGAAGCTTTCGCATAGCTCCAAAATAGCTCAAAACACAGCACAGGCCCGCCGACGGTGAAGGGAGCCTAGCGACTCCCCAACACCTGGTCGAGCACGGCCTCAACTGACTGCTCCGGGCGAAACAGCAACCAGTCGAGGCAGGCTCCAGCAAGCGCACCAAAAAACGCTGCGCCCGCTGTCTCGGTGATTTCAGTGTCTGGAGCCACGGGACGCGCGGCACGCAACACGTCGCGGTATCGCACCACGACCGAAGCACGGGCGACGACCATCGTATCCGCCCATGCCCGGTCGGTGCGGAAGACCTCGGACGCCATGAGCTTGGCAAGGTTGAGATTTTCGCGGAGCGTCTCGAGCGTCGCGGCGGCAACCGCGCGCGGTCCAGCGGCAGGATCATCGACGGTGCGGGATCGCGCCTCGTCAATCGCCGCCGCGAGCGTTTCGAATCCGCGCTGCATAACCTCTTCGAACAGTGCGTCCTTCGAGGCGAAGTTGTAATAGAGGCTGCCCTTCGCGACCCCCGCGGTCTCCGCGATCAGGTCCATCGAGGCGCCGCTGATGCCGTGCTGGGCCGCGACCGCGACCGCGGCGTCGATGATGAGCTGCTTCGTGTCGGTGCGTGCCATGCCTCTATCCTCTCGCACCGAACGTGCTTAGAGAGTCGATGCACCCCATGAGGGCGCAATTACCCTACCGGTCGCTCGACCACCTTCCCCCAGCAACCAGCCTAGGCGCTTCACGATACGCAACGCGATAGCGCTCTCACGAAACTCCACTGTTGGAATCGCCCCGGCCAGAAGCGCCTCTATATGTGGCACCTCGCTCACCGAACGCAACCAGAAAGTCAGCAGAAAATTGGTGCGTCCCGTCGTCGAGGCACACAACCGCAAACCTGGTATCTGCGCCACGTGCCTCGCGAATGCCAGGTGCTCGCTCGCAGGGACAGTCGCGAACCACTCGGCTGTAATCGGGGTCCCACTGACGTCTTGTGATAGCTCGCATCTGAAGCTCACGAACCCCTGCGAGATTGCGGACCTGAGCTGACGTCGCACGGTGGGCTCGCTCATCCCGAGCTTCCGGGCGATCTCCGAGGCTGAAAGCCT
Proteins encoded:
- a CDS encoding TetR/AcrR family transcriptional regulator, with translation MARTDTKQLIIDAAVAVAAQHGISGASMDLIAETAGVAKGSLYYNFASKDALFEEVMQRGFETLAAAIDEARSRTVDDPAAGPRAVAAATLETLRENLNLAKLMASEVFRTDRAWADTMVVARASVVVRYRDVLRAARPVAPDTEITETAGAAFFGALAGACLDWLLFRPEQSVEAVLDQVLGSR